In the genome of Flammeovirga agarivorans, the window CTCTATGCGGAGAAACCTGAATCCATTCACCTGTTAAAGGGTTGTATCTTCTATGTGGATGATCTTCGAAATTGAATTCCATTTTTGTAAGGTCTTTTAAGTCTTTTAGTAGGTTAGTTCAGCGAGGTTGTGGCCTCACCGAACTAACTATTTGTCTAATTTAGTTTAAGTAGAAGGGATTAAGCTTCAACTGCTTCTTCAGTTCTAGCACCAGGTCCGATTACTACTACATAAGCTAGCATATCTTTACCCATTCCTTCTTTGTATGCTTTTGTCATACGCTCAATGAATGTATCAACAGCCTCTTCTTTTACTAGGTTGATAGTACAACCACCGAAACCGCCACCCATCATACGAGCGCCTAATACGTTGTCATCTTCTAAAGTTTGTTCTACTAAGAAGTCTAATTCAGGACAAGAAACTTCATATTTCTTAGAAAGACCCTCATGAGAACCGTAGATCATTTTACCAAGGTTTACTAAGTCACCTTTGTCCATGTATTCACATGCTTTTTCTAAACGATCGTTTTCTTCAACTACATAAGAACATCTGTTGTAAATAACAGGATCCATTGTACCTTCGAACTCTTTAATTTGCTCTACTGATACATCACGTAAGTTGATGATTTCAGGATATTTTTCTTTGATTACCTCAACACCAGCTTCACATTGCTCTCTACGAGTATTGTATTCTGAAGATGCTAAAGAGTGAGTTACATTCGTGTTACATAATACAAGTTTGTGACCTGTAATATCAAGCGTGTGATACTCATATTCTTTAGTACGGCAATCTAATTTGATTACTTTGTTTGTTTGACCATAAGTAGAAGCAAACTGGTCCATGATACCACACTTCACACCTGCATAGTTGTGCTCAGACATCTGAGAAGCTAATACGATGTCAAGTTTAGATAACTCACCGTTGAATAATTTATTCAAGCCAGTTGCAAGACCACATTCTAATGCTGCTGATGAAGACATACCAGCTCCTAGAGGTACATCACCTGCAAATACAACATCAAAACCTTTAGGCTCTAAACCTTTCTTTTGTGTTTCAGCAACAACACCTTTGATGTAGTTGATCCAACCTTCAGTAGGAACAATATTGTCTAATTCGAAAGAGTCTTGCTCATTTAAATCAAGAGCGAAAGCATTTACAGTATTCGTATCGTTTAAAGCAATAGCGAAAACCATTTCTTTATCTACAGATGCCGGTAATACAAAACCGTCATTGTAATCAGTGTGCTCTCCAATGATGTTCACACGACCTGGAGCTCTTGAAATTAATGGCTCTTTGTTAAAAAGCTCTTCGAATTTTGCTACAATTGCTGTTGTTTGCATGGTATAAAAAGTTTTTAAGTTTAATTCCTTTTTTTCATTTCGATGATTCAAATCTGAAGGGATTTTTTTTAAATGCCAAAGATACACTTCCGATATTTTTAAAATAACGTTACCGGTAACGTTCTCGGTAATTTTTTATCTTGTATATTCACGAAGTTTTTATTCATTTTGTGATTATGAAGAAGAGAAAGCCAACCATTAAGGATATTGCTAGAAAACTAGATATTTCGGTATCTACAGTATCAAGAGCAATAAGAGGAGCAGAAGATATTAACCCTGTTACCAAAAGAAAGGTATTAGAATTAGCCGAAAAAATTGGTTATAAAAAGAGTGTGCTAGCGGCAGGTTTGGCGAGTAAGAAATCATTTCTTATCGGTGTTATTATACCAGAATTAACGGTTCCTT includes:
- the galK gene encoding galactokinase, with product MQTTAIVAKFEELFNKEPLISRAPGRVNIIGEHTDYNDGFVLPASVDKEMVFAIALNDTNTVNAFALDLNEQDSFELDNIVPTEGWINYIKGVVAETQKKGLEPKGFDVVFAGDVPLGAGMSSSAALECGLATGLNKLFNGELSKLDIVLASQMSEHNYAGVKCGIMDQFASTYGQTNKVIKLDCRTKEYEYHTLDITGHKLVLCNTNVTHSLASSEYNTRREQCEAGVEVIKEKYPEIINLRDVSVEQIKEFEGTMDPVIYNRCSYVVEENDRLEKACEYMDKGDLVNLGKMIYGSHEGLSKKYEVSCPELDFLVEQTLEDDNVLGARMMGGGFGGCTINLVKEEAVDTFIERMTKAYKEGMGKDMLAYVVVIGPGARTEEAVEA